The Deinococcus detaillensis genome segment GGGCGCTGAACTCCTGCACCGCTTCCAGCAGCATGGTCAAATCTGGCCCCAAACCGTAATCGGGTTCCTCTAGGCTGCCGCCGTACAGCTCCACAAGCGCTTCCAGCTTCGGCTCAATCAGTGCGGCCCTCAGTAACTTTTCCTGAAGCTGAATGCTGGTTTCCATCATTTGCTCACGGCTCATGGCTGGGGCTTGACCGTCTACGGATTCAATGGCTGCCGCGCTCTCTTTGGCGTACTCGCTGGCTGCCGTGAGCAGGGCGGGCGTGCTCATGACGTGCCG includes the following:
- a CDS encoding NAD-glutamate dehydrogenase; protein product: MTSSPHPALKLKGFTKTVELSTGVEVIIKKLNIEAYTMDAARHVMSTPALLTAASEYAKESAAAIESVDGQAPAMSREQMMETSIQLQEKLLRAALIEPKLEALVELYGGSLEEPDYGLGPDLTMLLEAVQEFSAPAMAVVQVAEQFPDKARGKPPRAG